Proteins encoded in a region of the Halosimplex halophilum genome:
- a CDS encoding pentapeptide repeat-containing protein has protein sequence MTDRGDGSPDSGAVEAPGAAADAREPGDGPAAAAEVLHLSPDERAERGVDDDDVRAAFLTVVREGDAEAKDLRGVELPAIKLDRLTVEGADRHPVDLRGATVESLSATFATIRLPLRLDEATVGDVTLDEAHVEEAVLADGATVTGDFEAFEATFAGDVEFEGATFEGRFDVDESTFTNDVSFDGATFEGVAEARGAEFYGASNLLDDNTSFTGATFAALADFRQTTFGFTHFERATFAGEADFQEARFDGDAEFDEAVFEGFADFDEARFDGDTGFADVAFEGDADFRGAAFSGRERALDEDATFERSTFAGDADFRHARFRFVTFGEVAFEGVAHFEEAEFDADATFADATFAAEADFDEARFREDADFSGVAFAARAVFRGAEFAGGANFLEDDLTFEGARFGADADFHNAEITSANFVDTAFGGEIDFSGARFSERIDFEASQVEGDAWVDFTRAKIRSGEIAQPADDWVRYDLTLASLGDVDLVAADGDHRRLLDFFRFCRTEFTEFDGHEFDFSGHRQYLDRNAWAIHEFHEPPDADPDYALEMTPEVIETTYLKAKQSAAAVGDMKVAGEFRVKRQQFSRRENLRVVRDSSQGLWTRVKNLGRASENYFLGVTCGHGMRPIRIGFAFVLAPLLYVPLYAFGGGPFRTAAGQLSVAEAATAEGLATLFDVARFSYISYTTIGYGFLGPEGRAAEVLAASEAYLSVVLSALLVYALVKRSEM, from the coding sequence ATGACAGATAGAGGGGACGGGAGCCCGGACTCCGGCGCGGTCGAGGCGCCCGGAGCGGCCGCCGACGCCCGGGAACCCGGAGACGGCCCGGCGGCGGCCGCCGAGGTCCTGCACCTCTCGCCCGACGAGCGGGCCGAGCGGGGGGTCGACGACGACGACGTGCGCGCGGCGTTCCTGACGGTCGTCCGCGAGGGCGACGCCGAGGCGAAGGACCTGCGGGGCGTCGAGTTGCCCGCGATCAAACTGGACCGGCTGACCGTCGAGGGGGCCGACCGCCACCCGGTCGACCTCCGGGGCGCGACCGTCGAGTCGCTGTCGGCGACGTTCGCGACGATCCGCCTGCCGCTCCGGCTGGACGAGGCGACCGTCGGCGACGTGACGCTCGACGAGGCCCACGTCGAGGAGGCCGTGCTGGCCGACGGCGCGACCGTGACCGGCGACTTCGAGGCGTTCGAGGCGACGTTCGCCGGCGACGTGGAGTTCGAGGGGGCGACCTTCGAGGGGCGGTTCGACGTCGACGAGTCGACGTTCACGAACGACGTGAGCTTCGACGGCGCGACCTTCGAGGGGGTCGCCGAGGCGCGGGGCGCCGAGTTCTACGGCGCCTCGAACCTCCTCGACGACAACACCAGCTTCACCGGCGCGACGTTCGCGGCCCTGGCGGACTTCCGGCAGACGACGTTCGGCTTCACCCACTTCGAGCGGGCGACCTTCGCCGGCGAGGCGGACTTCCAGGAGGCCCGCTTCGACGGCGACGCCGAGTTCGACGAGGCCGTCTTCGAGGGGTTCGCCGACTTCGACGAGGCCCGCTTCGACGGCGACACCGGGTTCGCCGACGTGGCCTTCGAGGGGGACGCCGACTTCCGCGGGGCGGCCTTCTCCGGCCGCGAGCGCGCGCTCGACGAGGACGCCACCTTCGAGCGCTCGACGTTCGCCGGCGACGCCGACTTCCGCCACGCCCGCTTCCGGTTCGTCACCTTCGGGGAGGTGGCCTTCGAGGGGGTCGCGCACTTCGAGGAGGCGGAGTTCGACGCCGACGCGACGTTCGCCGACGCGACGTTCGCCGCCGAGGCGGACTTCGACGAGGCGCGGTTCCGCGAGGACGCCGACTTCTCGGGCGTCGCGTTCGCCGCCCGCGCCGTCTTCCGCGGCGCGGAGTTCGCCGGCGGCGCGAACTTCCTGGAGGACGACCTGACCTTCGAGGGGGCGCGTTTCGGCGCCGACGCCGACTTCCACAACGCCGAGATCACCTCGGCGAACTTCGTCGACACGGCCTTCGGCGGCGAGATCGACTTCAGCGGCGCCCGCTTCTCCGAGCGCATCGACTTCGAGGCCAGCCAGGTCGAGGGCGACGCCTGGGTGGACTTCACCCGCGCGAAGATCCGGAGCGGCGAGATCGCCCAGCCCGCCGACGACTGGGTGCGCTACGACCTGACGCTCGCCTCCCTCGGCGACGTGGACCTGGTCGCCGCCGACGGGGACCACCGGCGCCTGCTGGACTTCTTCCGCTTTTGCCGCACGGAGTTCACCGAGTTCGACGGCCACGAGTTCGACTTCAGCGGCCACCGGCAGTACCTCGACCGCAACGCCTGGGCCATCCACGAGTTCCACGAACCGCCCGACGCCGACCCCGACTACGCCCTGGAGATGACCCCCGAGGTGATCGAGACCACCTACCTCAAGGCCAAACAGAGCGCCGCGGCCGTCGGCGACATGAAGGTCGCCGGCGAGTTCCGGGTCAAGCGCCAGCAGTTCAGCCGCAGGGAGAACCTGCGAGTCGTCCGCGACAGCTCTCAGGGGCTGTGGACCCGCGTCAAGAACCTCGGCCGCGCCAGCGAGAACTACTTCCTCGGCGTCACCTGCGGCCACGGGATGCGCCCCATCCGGATCGGCTTCGCGTTCGTCCTCGCGCCGCTGCTGTACGTCCCCCTCTACGCGTTCGGCGGCGGCCCGTTCCGGACCGCCGCGGGCCAGCTCTCCGTCGCCGAGGCGGCCACGGCGGAAGGGCTGGCGACACTGTTCGACGTGGCCCGGTTCAGCTACATCTCCTACACCACCATCGGCTACGGCTTCCTCGGCCCGGAGGGGCGGGCCGCGGAGGTACTGGCCGCCAGCGAGGCGTACCTCAGCGTCGTCCTCTCGGCGCTTCTGGTCTACGCGCTGGTCAAGCGCTCGGAGATGTGA